One Micromonospora sp. FIMYZ51 genomic window carries:
- a CDS encoding histidine phosphatase family protein has translation MAPTTELVIARHGEAACNVAGIVGGEHGCTGLTDRGRHQVTRLAARLAAEHAARPYATFYSTPRLRVVQTAEVITQTLRLPSTVEPELRGPDHGDADGRPWADIKTAFQGPPQHTPDIPYANGSETWNRYLDRATKALQRILARHEGQRILIAAHGETIEAANNLLLTLPRDACLRLGFVTDHASVTRWQRPTNRFGRTIWQLVAHNDTRHLESGQ, from the coding sequence ATGGCCCCAACCACCGAACTCGTCATCGCCCGCCACGGCGAGGCCGCCTGCAACGTCGCCGGGATCGTAGGCGGCGAACACGGCTGCACCGGCCTGACCGACCGGGGACGCCACCAGGTCACCCGACTCGCTGCCCGGCTGGCCGCCGAGCACGCAGCCCGACCGTACGCGACCTTCTACTCCACGCCTCGACTTCGGGTAGTCCAGACCGCTGAGGTCATCACCCAGACCCTTCGCCTACCGTCCACCGTCGAGCCGGAACTTCGCGGGCCTGACCACGGCGACGCCGATGGCCGCCCTTGGGCGGACATCAAGACCGCCTTTCAAGGCCCGCCCCAACACACCCCGGACATCCCGTACGCCAACGGATCCGAAACTTGGAACCGATACCTCGACCGGGCAACCAAAGCGCTACAGCGGATCCTCGCCCGGCACGAGGGTCAGCGGATCCTCATCGCCGCCCACGGCGAGACCATCGAGGCCGCCAACAACCTACTCCTCACACTCCCCCGGGACGCCTGCCTGCGGCTCGGCTTCGTCACCGATCACGCCTCGGTCACTCGATGGCAGCGACCAACCAACCGGTTCGGCCGCACCATCTGGCAACTCGTCGCCCACAACGACACCCGCCACCTCGAATCCGGGCAATGA
- a CDS encoding thymidylate synthase — MIVLTAGSASELFTAACQAVLLNGRVVCPRDLTTTEVIGAHLCLTNPRRRLVDIPPVRVINPAFAVAEALWILSGSDAPWIFDYNDRLRIYADDGVLRGAYGPRLRRWDGQIDQLDAVRQQLIEDRDSRRGVIQLYDPSRDHRGYRDVPCTLGYRFFIRDGRLIMHTSMRSQDLWLGFPYDIFTTTLIHELMAGWLGVELGEYHHHVDSLHLYADNAEAAAASLQGAEGTAELDPVAVPWPDLDALLQRVISGNAGPADSSVWDAFGRTLASYRAWKSGERDQARKIAADTPDPLGHALATWYDHLTSRTPGGR; from the coding sequence ATGATAGTGCTGACCGCTGGCTCGGCGAGTGAGCTGTTCACCGCCGCCTGCCAGGCCGTACTGCTCAATGGTCGCGTCGTCTGTCCGCGTGACCTCACCACGACCGAGGTGATCGGAGCGCACCTGTGCCTCACGAATCCCCGGCGGCGACTCGTCGACATACCACCTGTGAGGGTGATCAATCCCGCCTTCGCGGTCGCGGAGGCGCTCTGGATCTTGTCCGGTTCCGACGCCCCCTGGATCTTCGACTACAACGACCGGCTGCGCATATACGCCGACGACGGTGTACTGCGCGGCGCCTACGGGCCCCGGCTGCGCCGATGGGACGGCCAGATCGACCAGCTCGACGCGGTACGGCAGCAACTGATCGAGGACCGGGACTCACGGCGAGGAGTGATCCAACTGTACGACCCCTCCCGCGACCACCGGGGTTACCGCGACGTGCCCTGCACCCTCGGGTACCGGTTCTTCATCCGAGACGGACGGCTGATCATGCACACCAGCATGCGCAGCCAAGACCTGTGGCTCGGCTTCCCGTACGACATCTTCACCACCACGCTGATCCACGAGTTGATGGCGGGCTGGCTCGGCGTCGAGCTGGGCGAATACCACCACCATGTCGATTCCCTGCACCTGTACGCCGACAACGCAGAGGCAGCCGCCGCTTCCCTACAGGGCGCCGAGGGCACTGCGGAACTGGATCCGGTCGCCGTGCCCTGGCCCGACCTCGATGCTCTGCTCCAGCGTGTGATCTCCGGAAACGCCGGCCCTGCGGACAGTTCGGTCTGGGACGCCTTCGGCCGGACTCTCGCCAGCTACCGGGCCTGGAAGTCCGGTGAGCGCGACCAGGCACGCAAGATCGCCGCCGACACTCCCGATCCGCTCGGCCACGCCCTGGCGACCTGGTACGACCACCTCACCTCGCGCACGCCCGGCGGCCGGTGA
- a CDS encoding NUDIX hydrolase, which yields MAETQTESDLSYIAKLTRVRAAAGIVLRDEAGRVLVVHPTYKDVWEIPGGTVEPDESPADACVREVREELGLSVSAGALLCVDWVPASPPWDGGLMFVFDGGVLTPDQIATIRLCPDELDRYEFIEPERLHEVLNSRLARRVAAAVAAIGRGGVYLEDGVATSSR from the coding sequence ACATTGCCAAACTGACGCGCGTTCGCGCGGCCGCCGGCATCGTCCTGCGTGACGAGGCCGGTCGGGTGTTGGTGGTCCACCCGACGTACAAGGACGTGTGGGAGATTCCCGGCGGGACGGTGGAACCGGACGAGTCCCCGGCGGACGCATGTGTCCGCGAGGTCAGGGAGGAACTGGGCCTGTCGGTGTCCGCAGGAGCGCTGCTGTGCGTCGACTGGGTGCCGGCCAGCCCACCGTGGGACGGCGGACTCATGTTCGTATTCGACGGCGGGGTCCTCACGCCGGACCAGATCGCGACGATCCGCCTGTGCCCCGACGAGCTGGACCGGTACGAGTTCATCGAGCCGGAACGCCTCCACGAAGTGCTGAATTCTCGGTTGGCTCGGCGGGTAGCCGCAGCAGTCGCCGCCATCGGGCGCGGCGGCGTCTACCTGGAGGATGGAGTCGCGACCTCAAGCAGGTAG
- a CDS encoding XRE family transcriptional regulator, with the protein MSRAGETDTGLNANTVRRWEIGERWPDPRYRKHLVAIFGKPASDLGLLTPDELAVRPDAETLHEFRRLWDMLTGEDNGNGWDRAAVLRALVGASMLPLVAPLLSLDPEAAHADGKTIDPDSYRQIVRCQRELYWTSPPRPLYEAAYAHTQLGVGLLRAATGSSRTSLASALAESALLTARLAFFDLSQPAIAERCYDVALAATREAGDHALAAAVLGHMAFVPAFGHQPANARPLIDAALQHTWHGVSPLVRSWLHCVASEVEARAGAAAASRRHIDLAAGAVAGDGTPPEWLDFYDNGRLHSFAGYAALAGGDHSEAASQLNQALAALTATGAKQRSVVLADLATANGQDGDKAADYLNQAVDALQNDWYGVGLDRVRAVRPMLGDSRHGTLLDERVAALTAGRAALPGS; encoded by the coding sequence ATGAGCCGCGCCGGAGAGACCGACACCGGGCTCAACGCCAACACCGTCCGGCGGTGGGAGATCGGCGAGCGGTGGCCGGACCCGCGGTACCGCAAACACCTGGTCGCGATCTTCGGGAAGCCGGCCAGCGACCTCGGCCTACTCACCCCCGACGAACTGGCCGTACGCCCAGACGCGGAAACACTGCACGAGTTCAGGAGGTTGTGGGACATGCTCACTGGAGAGGACAACGGCAACGGTTGGGACCGCGCAGCCGTGCTACGCGCGCTGGTCGGTGCCAGCATGCTGCCACTGGTCGCGCCCTTGCTGTCCCTCGACCCGGAAGCCGCACACGCCGACGGCAAAACCATCGACCCCGACTCGTACCGGCAGATCGTGCGCTGCCAACGCGAGCTGTACTGGACCAGCCCGCCCCGGCCGCTCTACGAGGCTGCCTACGCCCACACGCAGCTCGGCGTCGGGCTCCTGCGCGCTGCCACCGGCAGCAGCCGGACCAGTCTCGCTTCCGCTCTCGCCGAGTCCGCGCTGCTCACCGCCCGACTCGCCTTCTTCGACCTCAGCCAACCCGCCATCGCCGAACGCTGCTACGACGTCGCTCTCGCCGCCACCCGCGAAGCCGGCGACCACGCCCTGGCCGCCGCTGTCCTCGGCCACATGGCGTTCGTTCCAGCCTTCGGCCACCAGCCGGCCAACGCACGGCCGCTGATCGATGCGGCTCTCCAGCACACCTGGCACGGCGTCAGCCCCTTGGTCCGGTCATGGCTGCACTGCGTCGCCTCCGAAGTCGAGGCGCGTGCCGGAGCCGCAGCCGCCAGCCGCCGTCACATCGACCTTGCCGCAGGCGCGGTCGCCGGTGACGGCACCCCGCCAGAGTGGCTCGACTTCTACGACAACGGCCGCCTGCACTCGTTCGCTGGTTACGCGGCCCTCGCCGGCGGCGACCACAGCGAAGCCGCCAGCCAGCTCAACCAGGCACTCGCCGCGCTCACCGCCACCGGCGCCAAGCAGCGCAGCGTCGTACTCGCCGACCTCGCCACCGCTAACGGCCAAGACGGCGACAAGGCCGCCGACTATCTCAACCAGGCCGTCGACGCCCTGCAGAACGACTGGTACGGCGTCGGCCTCGACCGGGTCCGAGCCGTCCGTCCCATGCTCGGCGACAGCCGACACGGCACCCTGCTGGACGAACGCGTTGCCGCCCTCACCGCCGGCCGCGCCGCGCTGCCGGGTAGTTAG
- a CDS encoding NAD-dependent epimerase/dehydratase family protein, translating to MISRVLVTGAAGFIGSHLVDALLARGVTVVGLDRRRLGEHPLADENLTGAAASPLFSSCCLDLAVDPLDEAVAGCDTVFHLAARPGVRPSWGREFLDYTQANVLGTHRLLDTCARQGVRRLVVASSSSVYGPADRPSREDDPTCPVSPYGVSKLAAEQLCLAYARRADSALSVVALRYFTVYGPRQRPDMAIGRVLFAAYTGFPVTLFGDGSQRREFTYVSDVIAATLAAGHLDGRAEVVNIGGGASVSMLALIDEAAKVTGREVPVKVVGAQPGDVAATAADLTRAGRLLGYWPTVGLREGLTRQATWLVNLPGDRLAAFAS from the coding sequence ATGATTTCTCGTGTCCTGGTTACCGGTGCCGCTGGTTTCATCGGCTCGCACCTGGTTGACGCGTTGCTGGCCAGAGGCGTCACGGTCGTTGGCCTAGACCGTCGTCGACTCGGCGAGCATCCATTGGCAGATGAGAATCTGACGGGCGCCGCCGCCAGTCCGCTCTTCTCCTCGTGCTGCTTGGATCTGGCCGTCGATCCGCTGGACGAGGCCGTGGCCGGCTGCGACACCGTCTTCCACCTGGCCGCGCGACCCGGCGTTCGGCCCTCGTGGGGCCGTGAGTTCCTCGACTACACCCAGGCCAACGTCCTCGGTACGCACCGGTTGCTCGATACCTGCGCCCGTCAGGGTGTACGTCGGTTGGTCGTCGCCTCGTCGTCGAGCGTCTACGGGCCGGCCGATCGGCCCAGCCGCGAAGACGATCCGACCTGCCCGGTCTCCCCGTACGGGGTGAGCAAGCTCGCCGCCGAGCAGCTCTGTCTCGCCTACGCCCGGCGAGCCGACAGCGCGCTGAGTGTCGTGGCGCTGCGCTACTTCACCGTGTACGGGCCCCGGCAGCGTCCGGATATGGCGATCGGCCGGGTCCTGTTCGCCGCCTATACCGGCTTTCCGGTCACGCTCTTCGGCGACGGTAGCCAGCGACGCGAATTCACCTACGTCAGCGATGTCATCGCCGCGACCCTCGCCGCCGGCCACCTCGATGGCCGAGCCGAGGTCGTCAACATCGGCGGCGGTGCCAGCGTCTCGATGCTGGCGCTGATCGACGAGGCGGCCAAGGTCACCGGCCGCGAGGTGCCGGTGAAGGTCGTGGGCGCTCAACCCGGCGACGTGGCCGCGACCGCAGCCGACCTCACCCGCGCCGGCCGACTACTCGGCTACTGGCCCACCGTCGGGCTCCGCGAGGGTCTCACCCGCCAGGCCACCTGGCTGGTCAACCTTCCCGGCGATCGTCTCGCCGCCTTTGCCTCCTGA
- a CDS encoding HAD family hydrolase yields the protein MIASVFFDVGETIVDESREYGTWADWLGVPRHTFSAVFGAIIARGLDYRETFQVFRPGFDLAEERERRTAAGQPESFTEEDLYPDARPCLAALRESGLQVGLAGNQTARAETILRALDLPVDVIGTSDGWGVEKPSAAFFDRVIAEAGCPADQVLYVGDRLDNDIRPAQEAGLATALVRRGPWGYILGDKAVSDRCLFQLDSLAELPDLVRKHNESAR from the coding sequence GTGATCGCGAGCGTGTTTTTCGATGTGGGCGAGACCATCGTCGACGAGTCCCGGGAGTACGGGACCTGGGCAGACTGGCTGGGCGTGCCGCGCCACACCTTCTCGGCTGTCTTCGGGGCGATCATTGCTCGCGGACTGGACTACCGGGAGACGTTCCAGGTCTTCCGGCCGGGCTTCGATCTGGCTGAGGAGCGGGAGCGCCGGACGGCGGCGGGACAGCCGGAGTCCTTCACCGAGGAAGATCTCTACCCGGATGCTCGACCCTGCCTGGCGGCGCTACGCGAATCAGGGCTACAGGTCGGCCTCGCCGGCAACCAGACCGCACGGGCGGAGACCATCCTGCGTGCCCTGGACCTACCGGTCGACGTGATCGGCACCTCGGACGGCTGGGGTGTGGAGAAGCCCTCCGCCGCGTTCTTCGACCGCGTGATCGCCGAGGCGGGATGCCCGGCTGACCAGGTGCTCTACGTCGGGGACCGGTTAGACAACGACATCCGGCCGGCACAGGAGGCGGGTCTCGCGACCGCCCTGGTCCGTCGCGGCCCGTGGGGTTACATCCTCGGCGACAAAGCGGTCAGCGACCGGTGCCTGTTCCAGCTCGACTCACTGGCCGAGCTGCCTGACCTCGTCCGCAAGCACAACGAGTCGGCGCGCTAA
- a CDS encoding topology modulation protein — MDRIAIIGCGGSGKSTVARQLAQILDVPLTHLDAIFYDEQWNPLPQEEFAAKQEKLVTGERWIIEGNYAGTLPIRLAAADTVIFLDLPAASCLWGIAQRRRRYRGGQHQADGVYDRITWNFVRYILGYRRTMRPRVQNLIQEHGPHLRLISLTSRRQANQLIERIRQQAQPMT; from the coding sequence ATGGACAGGATCGCCATCATCGGCTGCGGCGGCAGCGGCAAGTCGACCGTTGCCCGGCAGCTCGCCCAGATCCTCGACGTGCCGCTGACCCACCTCGACGCGATCTTCTACGACGAGCAGTGGAACCCGCTGCCCCAGGAGGAGTTCGCCGCCAAGCAGGAGAAACTCGTCACCGGCGAGCGCTGGATCATCGAAGGCAACTACGCCGGCACCCTGCCGATCCGGCTGGCCGCCGCCGACACCGTGATCTTCCTCGACCTTCCCGCCGCCAGCTGCCTCTGGGGCATCGCCCAGCGACGCCGACGCTACCGGGGTGGCCAGCACCAGGCCGACGGCGTCTACGACCGGATCACCTGGAACTTCGTCCGATACATCCTCGGCTACCGACGCACCATGCGACCCCGCGTTCAGAACCTCATCCAAGAACACGGGCCGCACCTCCGACTGATCTCGCTCACCAGCCGCCGCCAAGCCAACCAACTGATCGAACGGATACGACAACAAGCCCAGCCGATGACCTGA
- a CDS encoding class I SAM-dependent methyltransferase, whose product MSANPFLDPKLVHGDLYRSSGRLADRTRALHKAKIAGRDAADVIVDLLAQRTPPGAIVLDIGCGRGTTTLRISDRLRPRRLIAVDASSALLATVRTRLAEASGTGSTICADFHHLPLPDAMADAAVAAFCLYHSPTPAAAVAEIARCLRPGGTAVLATKSLDSYTELDQLAQTADLDPDAVCRPSLYECFHSRNLVDIAATHLTVLDVLHEEHVFEFANVAHLARYLATTPKYRIRAAGGPAGLAAILRERLPAPPYLTRSTVSYALAARP is encoded by the coding sequence ATGTCGGCTAACCCGTTCCTTGATCCGAAGCTGGTTCACGGTGACCTCTACCGTTCCAGCGGCCGGCTCGCAGACCGCACCCGCGCACTACACAAAGCCAAGATCGCCGGACGGGACGCCGCCGACGTCATCGTCGACCTGCTCGCTCAACGCACCCCGCCCGGCGCGATCGTGCTCGACATCGGCTGCGGACGCGGCACCACCACCCTCCGCATCTCCGACCGCCTCCGCCCCCGACGCCTCATCGCTGTCGACGCCTCGTCCGCGCTGCTGGCCACCGTCCGTACCCGGCTGGCCGAGGCCAGCGGAACCGGCTCGACGATCTGCGCCGACTTTCATCACCTGCCGCTGCCCGATGCGATGGCCGACGCGGCGGTAGCCGCGTTCTGCCTCTACCACTCGCCCACACCGGCCGCCGCAGTCGCGGAGATCGCCCGCTGCCTCCGCCCCGGAGGTACCGCCGTCCTGGCGACCAAATCGCTGGACAGCTACACCGAACTCGACCAACTCGCACAAACCGCCGACCTCGACCCCGATGCCGTCTGCCGGCCGAGCCTCTACGAGTGCTTCCACAGCCGCAACCTCGTCGACATCGCCGCCACCCACCTCACAGTGCTCGACGTCCTGCATGAGGAACACGTCTTCGAATTCGCCAACGTCGCGCACCTCGCCCGATACCTCGCCACGACCCCGAAGTACCGGATCCGCGCCGCCGGTGGTCCGGCCGGCCTCGCCGCGATCCTCCGGGAACGACTACCGGCACCGCCATACCTGACCCGATCCACCGTCAGCTACGCCCTGGCAGCACGACCGTGA
- a CDS encoding phosphotransferase translates to MTSNLFIKQYDDPQRCSAAAAHHGWLIGLDSGVRLPRLVTRTSRHLVFERLPGRTPEVADLPRVAATLGRLHHTAYRRELHTARLDQAHTTTAGLVLPHFAGPRRQALHRAAHITGVSLAAIDAVLDRVDQAVAFYKDPNIRNYLVEGEDVAVVDFDDLTLAPFGYDLAGLLVTASMTYGRLDQSTLTSCVDAYRTAIAPSRCDLDELQKYAELHHLLTLRYLGTNGYRHPWPTVRPWPDPFAPD, encoded by the coding sequence GTGACCAGCAACCTCTTCATCAAGCAGTACGACGACCCACAGCGCTGCTCAGCAGCGGCGGCCCACCATGGCTGGCTCATCGGGCTGGATTCCGGCGTGCGCCTCCCGCGCCTGGTCACGCGGACCAGTCGCCACCTGGTCTTCGAACGGCTACCGGGCCGGACACCCGAGGTGGCGGACCTGCCCCGCGTGGCGGCCACACTCGGCCGGCTGCACCACACCGCCTACCGGAGAGAACTCCATACCGCGCGCCTCGACCAAGCGCACACCACGACGGCAGGGCTGGTGCTCCCCCACTTCGCCGGACCCCGTCGGCAGGCGCTGCACCGTGCTGCCCACATCACGGGCGTCAGCCTGGCCGCGATCGACGCCGTCCTCGATCGGGTTGACCAAGCGGTGGCCTTCTACAAGGACCCAAACATCCGCAACTACCTCGTTGAGGGCGAAGACGTCGCCGTCGTCGACTTCGACGACCTCACTCTCGCCCCCTTCGGCTACGACCTGGCCGGACTACTCGTCACCGCCTCCATGACGTACGGACGCCTCGACCAATCCACCCTGACCAGCTGCGTCGACGCCTACCGGACCGCCATCGCTCCGAGTCGGTGCGACCTTGACGAGCTGCAAAAGTACGCCGAACTGCACCATCTCTTGACGCTCCGGTACCTCGGCACCAACGGCTACCGACACCCTTGGCCCACTGTCCGGCCCTGGCCCGACCCGTTCGCTCCAGACTGA
- a CDS encoding carbamoyltransferase C-terminal domain-containing protein: MIAQRSARNAEVVLGLCAFTHDSAAALLVNGHLVGFAEEERLDGFKHSKAYPAEAVAWHLDQAGLTANDVTTVAYNFDGGRYLSALGQLPAHLTRASTRSRAIPRARSFRTVQRRYRARMRDLSRRFPLARLVPVLHHRAHALYAFLAAEVDDAAVLIVDSLGELQTTTIWHARHHDEQPFRLRLVDSVKDPASLGYAYGAVTEHLGWRRGDEEGTVMALAALGDPARFRDLMSRAIRLTTDGFTLDPSLFPLRVLSGRYRRTSPTFTAAACPPRPPDAPVEPVHADLAAALQERTEQVMLHLARRAARLTGSGLLCLGGGVAMNCVAAGQIAQAGIVDEVHIPPAPGDSGTAIGAAAAAWLDATSRPPTGIGGRCYLGPAYPDLALPAEPRPGLAAARPADPVQHLARQLANGAIVGLFTGPLEAGPRALGNRSILASPFAPEVVDRLNGTVKFREPFRPFAPMVLADKAADYVRLRQPSPFMSIAAPVTELTRTDLPAIVHGNGTARVQTVTRTQHPFLANVMAAFGEITGHPVLINTSLNIKGKPICGTPDMALDCLAGTGLDALLIEGWWVTKC, from the coding sequence ATGATCGCGCAACGGTCCGCACGAAATGCCGAGGTGGTGCTGGGGCTCTGCGCCTTCACCCACGACTCGGCCGCAGCGCTCCTGGTCAACGGCCACCTGGTCGGCTTCGCCGAAGAGGAACGCCTCGACGGGTTCAAGCACAGCAAGGCGTACCCGGCCGAAGCCGTGGCCTGGCACCTCGACCAGGCCGGTCTCACCGCGAACGACGTGACGACGGTGGCGTACAACTTCGACGGTGGCCGCTACCTGTCGGCGCTCGGTCAACTCCCCGCCCACCTGACGAGGGCCTCGACCCGCAGCCGGGCGATTCCACGCGCACGCAGCTTCCGCACCGTGCAGCGCCGATACCGGGCGCGCATGCGGGATCTGTCGCGGCGGTTTCCGCTCGCTCGGCTCGTCCCCGTGCTGCACCATCGTGCACACGCCCTCTATGCCTTCCTCGCCGCCGAGGTGGACGATGCGGCTGTCCTGATCGTTGACAGTCTCGGCGAGCTGCAGACCACCACGATCTGGCACGCCAGACACCACGATGAGCAGCCCTTCCGCCTCCGTCTGGTCGACTCCGTCAAGGATCCGGCGTCGCTCGGCTACGCGTACGGCGCTGTGACCGAGCACCTCGGGTGGCGGCGCGGTGACGAGGAAGGCACGGTCATGGCGTTGGCCGCCCTCGGCGACCCGGCACGCTTCCGTGATCTGATGTCCCGCGCGATCCGGCTGACCACGGACGGGTTCACCCTCGATCCGAGCCTGTTTCCGCTCCGGGTGCTGTCCGGCCGGTACCGCCGGACAAGCCCAACGTTCACCGCCGCCGCATGCCCGCCCCGACCACCGGACGCTCCGGTCGAACCGGTGCACGCTGACCTCGCTGCCGCCCTACAGGAACGCACCGAGCAGGTGATGCTGCACCTGGCCAGGCGAGCAGCCCGGCTGACCGGCTCCGGTCTGCTCTGTCTCGGCGGTGGCGTCGCGATGAACTGCGTCGCCGCAGGGCAGATCGCCCAGGCCGGCATTGTCGACGAGGTCCACATCCCGCCCGCGCCGGGAGATTCGGGCACCGCGATCGGCGCTGCCGCAGCCGCCTGGCTCGACGCCACCAGCCGCCCACCCACCGGCATCGGCGGCCGCTGCTACCTCGGCCCGGCCTACCCCGACCTGGCCCTACCCGCCGAACCACGGCCCGGCCTGGCCGCCGCACGTCCGGCCGACCCGGTCCAGCACCTCGCCCGGCAACTCGCCAACGGGGCGATCGTCGGCCTCTTCACCGGCCCACTGGAGGCCGGGCCACGCGCGCTGGGTAACCGGTCCATCCTCGCGTCGCCTTTCGCCCCCGAGGTCGTGGACCGGTTGAACGGCACGGTGAAGTTCCGCGAGCCGTTCCGCCCTTTCGCTCCGATGGTCCTCGCCGACAAGGCCGCCGACTATGTACGGCTCCGCCAGCCCTCGCCATTCATGTCCATCGCCGCACCGGTCACCGAACTGACCCGGACCGACCTACCTGCGATCGTGCACGGCAACGGCACCGCCCGGGTCCAGACCGTGACCCGCACGCAGCACCCGTTCCTCGCGAACGTGATGGCCGCCTTCGGCGAGATCACCGGACACCCGGTGCTGATCAACACCTCCTTGAACATCAAGGGCAAACCGATCTGCGGCACCCCGGACATGGCCCTGGACTGCCTCGCCGGAACCGGCCTGGACGCCCTGCTCATCGAGGGCTGGTGGGTGACGAAGTGCTGA